A genomic stretch from Tenrec ecaudatus isolate mTenEca1 chromosome X, mTenEca1.hap1, whole genome shotgun sequence includes:
- the FUNDC2 gene encoding FUN14 domain-containing protein 2: METSAPRAGSQRVATTTRLPAVFHRTETLRVTSRNQLAEMAASSQGNFDGNFEPLDLAEFAKKQPWWRKLFGQESGPSAEKYSVTTQLLIGGVTGWCTGFIFQKVGKLAATAVGGGFFLLQIANHTGYIKVDWKRVEKDMRKAKEQLKIHKSNQISSEVKSKAEEVVSFVKKNVLVTGGFFGGFLLGMAS, from the exons ATGGAAACATCTGCCCCACGTGCCGGAAGCCAGCGGGTGGCGACAACGACGCGCTTACCGGCGGTGTTTCATCGCACCGAGACCCTGCGGGTGACCTCGCGAAACCAGCTCGCCGAAATGGCTGCTTCCAGTCAAG GAAACTTTGATGGAAATTTTGAGCCTCTGGACCTCGCAGAATTTGCTAAAAAGCAGCCATGGTGGCGCAAGTTGTTCGGCCAAGAATCTGGGCCCTCTGCCGAAAAGTATAGTGTGACCACCCAGCTGCTCATAGGAGGCGTCACCGGATG GTGTACGGGTTTCATATTCCAGAAGGTTGGAAAGTTGGCGGCAACAGCTGTGGGCGGTGGATTTTTCCTCCTTCAG ATTGCAAACCATACTGGTTACATCAAGGTTGACTGGAAACGAGTAGAGAAGGATATGAGGAAAGCCAAGGAGCAGCTGAAAATTCATAAGAGCAACCAAATCTCTAGCGAAGTCAAGAGCAAAGCAGAAGAG GTGGTATCATTTGTGAAGAAAAATGTCCTTGTGACGGGGGGATTTTTTGGAGGCTTTCTGCTGGGCATGGCATCCTAA